A segment of the Acidobacteriota bacterium genome:
TTGATAAACCTCATTCCGAGATTTTATGAAATGAACTTGGGTGAGATAACGATTGATAATTATGATATAAGAAGTATTACTCTAAGTTCTTTAAGAGCTCAGATTGGGTTGGTTACCCAGGATATAATTCTTTTTAACGATACAGTTAAGAACAATATTGTCTATGGATTAGAGAACATATCCGAAGTAAAGATTGTTGAATCCGCAAAAGCAGCGATGGCTCATGATTTTATAATGAATCTTTCAGATGGATATGAAACTGTGATAGGCGAGGGTGGCCAGATTCTTTCCCTTGGACAAAGACAGAGAATAGCAATTGCAAGGGCGATATTAAAAGACCCTCCAATTCTTATCCTTGATGAAGCCACATCCCAGCTTGATTCTGAATCTGAGAGAGCTATCCAGATGGCCCTTGAAAATTTAATGAAGAATCGAACAACCATTGTTATAGCTCATAGACTTTCCACGATTAGGAAAGCTGACAAGATATTGGTAATAGATAAAGGAACTATCGTTGAGCAAGGCACTCATGAAAGTTTATTGAAAAAGAGGGGAATATATGCCCATCTTTATGTCCTGCAATTTCCTGAATTACTCAACGAGCAACAGGCATGATAAACAGTATGACAGGTTATGCTCAAAAGAGGTTTTTTTATCCTGGTCTCGACTTTTTTATTTCGTTGAAATCAGAAAATCATAGATATTTTGAATGGGAGTTTAGATCCAATCCTCAAATTGTTGAACTTGAAAAGAGAATTTTAAAAATAGTAAAAAAGGAGATTTTTAGAGGAAAGATATATATAAATTTTGAAATAAATTTTTTAAATTCAGATAGATGGAAAATTAATTTTAACGCATTTCTTTTTGATAAAATTTTGAATCACTATCCATTGCTGAAAAATGAGGTCATCAAGTTCCCAGAGATATTTTCTCTTAAGCTAAATGAGTCAGCTATATCTAATGAAGACTGGAGAAAATTCGAGAAAGGATTCAGAGAAGTCCTGAATATGATCCTCAAGGAAAGAAAAAAGGAGGGGAAGTTTATCGAAAAAAATTTGAAAGCCTCCATAGGGAAAATTGAATTTTCTTTAAACAATATAGAAAAAAATGTCTCATGGCATTCAGAAGAAGTAAAAAGAAATCTCAGTTCAAAGATAGAAAAAATGCTTGATCGATCACCCGAAGATAAAGGTAGATTTTTTGAGGAAATTGCGTATTTATCCCAGAGAATGGATATTTCTGAAGAAATAACAAGGATAAAATCGCATGTAAATGCTTTAAGAAAAATTATCGAAATAAAAAACAAAATTTCTAAGGGTAAAAACATGGATTTTCTGGTTCAGGAGATTCTAAGAGAAGTAAACACAATAAATTCAAAGACTGAAAATATTAAGATAATAAGGGAAGGATTGAAGATAAAGGCAGAGGTTGATAAAATTAGAGAACAGGCAAGGAATGTAGAATGAAAGGTTCGATTGTATTTGTAATTACAGGACCATCTGGTTCAGGAAAGTCCACCCTTGTTAAACTATTACTGAATTCTATCCCGGATATTTATTTTACAGTTTCTCATACCACCAGAGAATCTCGGCCGAATGAATTGAATGGAACCGATTATTATTTTGTTTCAGAAGAAAAATTTAAAAAAATGATAAATCAGGAAAAATTTCTGGAATGGGCTATAGTTCATGGAAATTATTATGGCACCTCTCATTCAGAGATAAACAGGGGTATTAAAAAAGGGATTGACCTCCTGTTAGATCTTGATATACAGGGTGCTATGAATATAAGGAAGAAACTCAAGAATTGTGTATTTATATTTGTAGTTCCACCTTCAATCAATGAGATAAAAAAAAGGATTATTTTAAGGGGTACTGAAGATGAATCAGAGATTGGAAAAAGATTAAAGAATGCAAAGAATGAGATTAAAAAATGGAAATCATTTGAATACATTGTAATTAATGATAGCCTTAAAAGAGCGGTTTATGAACTCCAATCAATAATAAATGCGGAAAGGGCAAAAAGATTTAGAAGGGAAGAAAAAATAAAAGAGCTATTCTTAAATTTTTATTAAAAAATGAAGATTGCATTAGGAGTTTGTTCATCAATCAGTGCTTATAAATCTGTGGAGATAATGCGGGAATTTCAAAAAAAGAATGTCGAAGTAGAGGTTATAATGACAAAGAATGCTACTAAGCTGATTTCGCCCCTTACCTTTCAGGTTCTCTCCAGAAAAAAAGTCTATGTGGAACAGTTTGATGAAATAGAAACAGAAGTAGCCCACATAAAACTTTCTAAGGAAATTTCCCTTTTGGTGGTTGCTCCTGCCACTGCTAACATTATTTCAAAATTTGCTTCTGGAATAGCAGATGATTTTTTAAGCACACTATTCATTTCAGTTAAATGCCCTGTTCTTATAGCTCCAGCCATGCATTCAGAGATGTATAATAACCCTATAATACAGCAGAATATGGAGAAGCTGAAATTGATGGGTGTTCATTTTGTAGAGCCATCATTTGGATATCTTGCCTCTGGAGATGAAGGCATTGGAAGGCTGGCTGATCCTCATTGTATAGTTGATAAGGCCATGGAAATTTTAAACATCAAGCAATCTTTAAAAGGAAAGAAAATAATGGTGACTGCAGGACCAACTCAGGAAAGTATAGACCCTGTGAGGATAATCACTAATAGGTCTTCTGGAAAAATGGGGATTTTTCTTGCTGAAGAGGCAGAAAAAAGGGGTGCTGCAGTAAAGTTAATATTGGGTCCTACATTGCAAAAGGCCAACATAAGAGGTGAATTGATAAATGTGGAAACAACATTAGATATGGAAAAAGAATGTCTCAAACATTGGAATGAAACTGATATAGGAATAATGGCAGCCGCACCTTCTGATTATAGACCAACTGAATATTTTAGAGATAAGATAAAAAAGGAGAATGAAAAAATAAGTTTAGAGTTCCTACGAAATCCGGATATATTAAAACAGATGGGCGAGAAAAAGGGTGATAAAATTCTCATTGGATTTGCTGCAGAATCAGAAAATAAAATAAATAATGCAAAGAAGAAATTGATGGAAAAAAATTTGGATTTTATAGTTTTAAACGATATTACTAAAAAGGGGATAGGGTTTGGGTCTGATTTTAATGAGATATCGATAATCCATAGAAATGGAAGAATATTAAAATCCGGAAGGAAAACTAAAAGAGAAATTGCATCACTTATAATCGATGAAATAGAAAAAATCATAAAATAATTCTTTTCCCATTCTTCAAAATGAAAAAAGAGATTTTAAACTGGCTTAAATTTTTTCAGGAAATTGATGTGGAAAATTTAAATTTAAAAAAAAATCTAAAGAAGGAAAAACTATGGGAGTTGGAAAAAGATGTTTTGAATTGCAAAGCATGCCCTCTTCATGAAGTAAAAATTAACTATGTTTTTGGTGAAGGAAA
Coding sequences within it:
- a CDS encoding DUF1732 domain-containing protein is translated as MINSMTGYAQKRFFYPGLDFFISLKSENHRYFEWEFRSNPQIVELEKRILKIVKKEIFRGKIYINFEINFLNSDRWKINFNAFLFDKILNHYPLLKNEVIKFPEIFSLKLNESAISNEDWRKFEKGFREVLNMILKERKKEGKFIEKNLKASIGKIEFSLNNIEKNVSWHSEEVKRNLSSKIEKMLDRSPEDKGRFFEEIAYLSQRMDISEEITRIKSHVNALRKIIEIKNKISKGKNMDFLVQEILREVNTINSKTENIKIIREGLKIKAEVDKIREQARNVE
- the gmk gene encoding guanylate kinase gives rise to the protein MKGSIVFVITGPSGSGKSTLVKLLLNSIPDIYFTVSHTTRESRPNELNGTDYYFVSEEKFKKMINQEKFLEWAIVHGNYYGTSHSEINRGIKKGIDLLLDLDIQGAMNIRKKLKNCVFIFVVPPSINEIKKRIILRGTEDESEIGKRLKNAKNEIKKWKSFEYIVINDSLKRAVYELQSIINAERAKRFRREEKIKELFLNFY
- the coaBC gene encoding bifunctional phosphopantothenoylcysteine decarboxylase/phosphopantothenate--cysteine ligase CoaBC; translation: MKIALGVCSSISAYKSVEIMREFQKKNVEVEVIMTKNATKLISPLTFQVLSRKKVYVEQFDEIETEVAHIKLSKEISLLVVAPATANIISKFASGIADDFLSTLFISVKCPVLIAPAMHSEMYNNPIIQQNMEKLKLMGVHFVEPSFGYLASGDEGIGRLADPHCIVDKAMEILNIKQSLKGKKIMVTAGPTQESIDPVRIITNRSSGKMGIFLAEEAEKRGAAVKLILGPTLQKANIRGELINVETTLDMEKECLKHWNETDIGIMAAAPSDYRPTEYFRDKIKKENEKISLEFLRNPDILKQMGEKKGDKILIGFAAESENKINNAKKKLMEKNLDFIVLNDITKKGIGFGSDFNEISIIHRNGRILKSGRKTKREIASLIIDEIEKIIK